From a region of the Fusarium verticillioides 7600 chromosome 9, whole genome shotgun sequence genome:
- a CDS encoding phosphatidate cytidylyltransferase has product MARPKRGVRFPNRNGSDGRRSSFSSEDGGSPTKLKSQSSGQLETVDEKQPAVSEKQAEYEKKKANFITRTFWTFVMFALFFAALFMGHIYIICIITAVQIVSFKEVIAIANVPSRARSLRSTKSLNWYWLATTMYFLYGETVIYYFKHIILVDKVLLPLATHHRFISFILYVFGFVFFVTSLQAGHYKFQFTNFAWTHMALYLIVVQAHFIMNNVFEGMIWFFLPAALVITNDIFAYICGILFGRTQLIKLSPKKTVEGFVGAWIMTIIFAMLLSSIMMRSKYFICPVNDLGANIFTGLKCDPNPVFLPKTYELPELFFLPDTANFSVTIAPMQIHALNLATFASLIAPFGGFFASGLKRTFKIKDFGDSIPGHGGITDRMDCQFIMGFFAYMYFHTFIAIHKVSLGSVLETAITSLNPDEQLELVKGMGHYLRNQGILAEDAVTCLDKLLPVNQ; this is encoded by the exons ATGGCTCGTCCAAAGAGAGGGGTTAGGTTCCCCAACCGCAACGGCTCTGATGGACGAAGATcaagcttcagcagcgaGGACGGTGGCTCTCccaccaagctcaagtcccAATCTTCGGGGCAGTTGGAAACAGTGGACGAG AAGCAGCCCGCAGTTAGCGAAAAGCAAGCCGAGtacgaaaagaaaaaggccaACTTCATAACGCGCACTTTCTGGACCTTTGTCATGTTTGCGCTCTTCTTCGCCGCGCTTTTCATGGGTCACATCTacatcatctgcatcatcacCGCTGTCCAGATCGTCTCCTTTAAGGAAGTCATCGCCATTGCCAATGTTCCCAGCCGCGCCCGCTCCCTGCGATCTACTAAGAGTCTCAACTGGTACTGGCTGGCGACCACCATGTACTTCCTCTATGGCGAGACGGTCATCTACTACTTCAAGCATATCATTCTGGTTGACAAGGTCCTGCTACCTTTAGCTACTCACCACCGCTttatcagcttcatcctctaTGTTTTCG GCTTCGTTTTCTTTGTCACATCTCTCCAGGCCGGGCACTACAAGTTCCAGTTCACCAACTTTGCCTGGACACACATGGCTCTGTACCTCATTGTGGTCCAGGCCCATTTCATCATGAACAATGTCTTTGAGGGCATGATCTGGTTCTTCCTGCCCGCCGCTCTGGTCATCACCAACGATATCTTTGCTTACATTTGCGGTATCCTCTTCGGACGcactcaactcatcaagctGTCTCCCAAGAAGACCGTCGAGGGTTTCGTCGGTGCTTGGATCATGACCATTATTTTCGCCATGCTCCTCTCCAGCATCATGATGCGATCCAAGTACTTCATCTGCCCTGTTAACGACTTGGGCGCCAACATCTTCACTGGGCTTAAGTGTGATCCCAACCCGGTCTTCCTTCCCAAGACCTACGAGCTACCCGAGctgttcttcctccccgaCACTGCGAACTTCTCCGTTACTATTGCTCCCATGCAGATCCATGCCCTCAACTTGGCTACCTTTGCCTCTCTGATCGCTCCCTTTGGCGGGTTCTTTGCTTCAGGTCTCAAGCGCactttcaagatcaaggactTTGGCGACTCTATCCCCGGACATGGAGGTATCACTGACCGCATGGACTGCCAGTTCATCATGGGTTTCTTCGCTTATATGTACTTCCACACCTTCATTGCCATCCACAAGGTCAGCCTTGGCAGTGTTCTGGAGACCGCAattaccagcctcaacccTGATGAGCAGCTCGAGCTCGTCAAGGGAATGGGCCATTATCTCCGAAATCAAGGCATCCTAGCTGAAGAC GCTGTCACTTGTCTCGATAAGCTCCTGCCGGTAAATCAATGA
- a CDS encoding phosphatidate cytidylyltransferase: protein MARPKRGVRFPNRNGSDGRRSSFSSEDGGSPTKLKSQSSGQLETVDEKQPAVSEKQAEYEKKKANFITRTFWTFVMFALFFAALFMGHIYIICIITAVQIVSFKEVIAIANVPSRARSLRSTKSLNWYWLATTMYFLYGETVIYYFKHIILVDKVLLPLATHHRFISFILYVFGFVFFVTSLQAGHYKFQFTNFAWTHMALYLIVVQAHFIMNNVFEGMIWFFLPAALVITNDIFAYICGILFGRTQLIKLSPKKTVEGFVGAWIMTIIFAMLLSSIMMRSKYFICPVNDLGANIFTGLKCDPNPVFLPKTYELPELFFLPDTANFSVTIAPMQIHALNLATFASLIAPFGGFFASGLKRTFKIKDFGDSIPGHGGITDRMDCQFIMGFFAYMYFHTFIAIHKVSLGSVLETAITSLNPDEQLELVKGMGHYLRNQGILAEDVSACF, encoded by the exons ATGGCTCGTCCAAAGAGAGGGGTTAGGTTCCCCAACCGCAACGGCTCTGATGGACGAAGATcaagcttcagcagcgaGGACGGTGGCTCTCccaccaagctcaagtcccAATCTTCGGGGCAGTTGGAAACAGTGGACGAG AAGCAGCCCGCAGTTAGCGAAAAGCAAGCCGAGtacgaaaagaaaaaggccaACTTCATAACGCGCACTTTCTGGACCTTTGTCATGTTTGCGCTCTTCTTCGCCGCGCTTTTCATGGGTCACATCTacatcatctgcatcatcacCGCTGTCCAGATCGTCTCCTTTAAGGAAGTCATCGCCATTGCCAATGTTCCCAGCCGCGCCCGCTCCCTGCGATCTACTAAGAGTCTCAACTGGTACTGGCTGGCGACCACCATGTACTTCCTCTATGGCGAGACGGTCATCTACTACTTCAAGCATATCATTCTGGTTGACAAGGTCCTGCTACCTTTAGCTACTCACCACCGCTttatcagcttcatcctctaTGTTTTCG GCTTCGTTTTCTTTGTCACATCTCTCCAGGCCGGGCACTACAAGTTCCAGTTCACCAACTTTGCCTGGACACACATGGCTCTGTACCTCATTGTGGTCCAGGCCCATTTCATCATGAACAATGTCTTTGAGGGCATGATCTGGTTCTTCCTGCCCGCCGCTCTGGTCATCACCAACGATATCTTTGCTTACATTTGCGGTATCCTCTTCGGACGcactcaactcatcaagctGTCTCCCAAGAAGACCGTCGAGGGTTTCGTCGGTGCTTGGATCATGACCATTATTTTCGCCATGCTCCTCTCCAGCATCATGATGCGATCCAAGTACTTCATCTGCCCTGTTAACGACTTGGGCGCCAACATCTTCACTGGGCTTAAGTGTGATCCCAACCCGGTCTTCCTTCCCAAGACCTACGAGCTACCCGAGctgttcttcctccccgaCACTGCGAACTTCTCCGTTACTATTGCTCCCATGCAGATCCATGCCCTCAACTTGGCTACCTTTGCCTCTCTGATCGCTCCCTTTGGCGGGTTCTTTGCTTCAGGTCTCAAGCGCactttcaagatcaaggactTTGGCGACTCTATCCCCGGACATGGAGGTATCACTGACCGCATGGACTGCCAGTTCATCATGGGTTTCTTCGCTTATATGTACTTCCACACCTTCATTGCCATCCACAAGGTCAGCCTTGGCAGTGTTCTGGAGACCGCAattaccagcctcaacccTGATGAGCAGCTCGAGCTCGTCAAGGGAATGGGCCATTATCTCCGAAATCAAGGCATCCTAGCTGAAGACGTAAGTGCCTGCTTCTGA